From Cronobacter turicensis z3032, the proteins below share one genomic window:
- the yqcA gene encoding Uncharacterized protein yqcA, whose protein sequence is MASVGIFVGTMYGNSLLVAEEAQAILKKQGHDATVYEDADLSDWERYADGYALIVTSTTGQGDLPDSIMPLYQAIKDQHGHQPTRRYGLIALGDSSYSHFCGGGKKFDALLQEHAAQRVGEVLYIDAVEYPEPETLSSPWVEGWSALLK, encoded by the coding sequence ATGGCGAGCGTAGGGATTTTTGTCGGCACCATGTACGGGAATTCACTGCTGGTGGCGGAAGAAGCGCAGGCGATCCTGAAAAAACAGGGGCATGACGCGACGGTGTATGAAGATGCCGATCTTAGCGACTGGGAGCGTTATGCCGACGGGTACGCGCTTATCGTCACCTCCACGACCGGCCAGGGCGATTTGCCGGACAGCATCATGCCGCTCTATCAGGCGATCAAAGACCAGCATGGCCATCAGCCGACGCGACGTTACGGCCTGATTGCGCTGGGCGACAGCAGCTACAGCCATTTTTGCGGCGGCGGCAAGAAATTTGACGCGCTATTGCAGGAACATGCGGCACAGCGCGTCGGCGAGGTGTTATACATTGACGCTGTGGAATATCCGGAGCCGGAAACGCTCTCCAGCCCCTGGGTTGAGGGGTGGAGCGCGCTACTGAAGTAA